A window of Parasynechococcus marenigrum WH 8102 contains these coding sequences:
- a CDS encoding aminotransferase class V-fold PLP-dependent enzyme, whose product MRELCPALLNKTYFNYGGQGPLPTPSLEAIQASWRRIQELGPFTTDVWPFIGAEVSSTRRRLAELCGVAPHRLALSENVTSGCVLPLWGLPFVAGDRLLISDCEHPGVVAACVELARREDLVIDTLPVQQLRGDQPSTDAGVMDALEQGLTPRTRLVVLSHLLWNTGQIMPITAVAERLAQHPQSPFLLVDAAQSFGQIPVQQAAAAADIYAFTGHKWACGPEGLGGVALSERVLAQGQPTVIGWRSLRDESKADLSSSDPFHHDSRRFEVATSCVPLMAGLRRSLDLLDQEGTGDERWTQIQSRSEALWQALNNLDGVTPLLQVPPASGLVSFQLRHDAPPAEVVRLLGQQGLWIRDLADPSCLRACTHVTTTEAEAEALTTAITRY is encoded by the coding sequence ATGCGAGAGCTCTGTCCAGCCCTGCTCAACAAGACCTACTTCAACTACGGCGGCCAGGGGCCTTTGCCCACACCATCGCTGGAGGCCATCCAGGCCAGCTGGCGACGCATTCAGGAACTCGGTCCATTCACCACCGATGTGTGGCCGTTCATCGGTGCCGAAGTGTCCAGCACCCGAAGGCGCCTGGCCGAGCTATGTGGGGTGGCACCCCATCGCCTGGCCCTCAGTGAAAACGTCACCAGCGGCTGTGTCCTGCCGCTGTGGGGTCTGCCCTTCGTCGCAGGCGATCGCCTGTTGATCAGCGACTGTGAACACCCTGGGGTTGTCGCCGCCTGCGTGGAGCTGGCCCGCCGTGAAGACCTTGTGATCGACACGCTGCCGGTACAGCAGCTACGAGGCGATCAACCCAGCACCGATGCGGGCGTGATGGATGCGCTGGAGCAGGGCCTCACCCCCCGCACGCGGCTGGTGGTGCTGAGCCATCTGCTTTGGAACACCGGTCAGATCATGCCCATCACCGCCGTTGCCGAACGGCTTGCCCAGCACCCTCAGTCGCCCTTCCTGCTGGTGGATGCGGCCCAGAGCTTCGGGCAGATACCTGTGCAGCAGGCCGCTGCCGCCGCCGACATCTATGCCTTCACAGGCCACAAGTGGGCCTGTGGGCCCGAAGGCCTGGGGGGCGTGGCGCTCTCCGAACGGGTGCTGGCACAGGGTCAACCCACCGTGATCGGTTGGCGCAGCCTGCGGGATGAGAGCAAGGCAGACCTGAGCAGCTCAGATCCGTTTCACCACGACAGCCGACGTTTCGAGGTGGCCACCAGTTGCGTGCCCCTGATGGCCGGCCTGCGGCGTTCGCTTGATCTGCTGGATCAGGAGGGGACGGGTGACGAACGCTGGACTCAGATCCAGTCGCGCAGTGAAGCGCTTTGGCAGGCCCTGAACAACTTGGACGGGGTGACGCCGCTGCTGCAGGTGCCCCCCGCCAGCGGCCTGGTGAGTTTTCAACTGCGCCATGACGCTCCTCCTGCAGAGGTGGTACGGCTGCTCGGACAACAGGGCCTGTGGATCCGCGACCTGGCGGACCCAAGCTGCCTGCGCGCCTGCACCCACGTGACCACTACAGAGGCTGAAGCCGAGGCACTGACCACAGCCATTACACGATATTGA
- the lepA gene encoding translation elongation factor 4 has translation MTDAPVSRIRNFCIIAHIDHGKSTLADRLLQDTGTVANRDMQEQFLDNMDLERERGITIKLQAARMNYTATDGQQYVLNLIDTPGHVDFSYEVSRSLQACEGALLVVDASQGVEAQTLANVYLALDNDLEIIPVLNKIDLPGADPDRIKEEVEAIIGLDCDNAIPCSAKTGLGVPEILQAVVDRVPPPKDALEEPTKALIFDSYYDPYRGVIVYFRVMSGRISCKDKVLLMASKKTYELDEIGIMAPDQKKVDELHAGEVGYLAASIKAVADARVGDTITLLSAPADEALPGYTEAKPMVFCGLFPTEADQYPDLRDALDKLQLSDAALKYEPETSSAMGFGFRCGFLGLLHMEIVQERLEREYDLDLIVTAPSVIYKVNMIDGSEVMVDNPATLPDPQKRESIEEPYVKMEIYAPNEYNGALMGLCQERRGEYIDMKYITTDRVTLIYELPLAEVVTDFFDQMKTRTQGYASMEYSLIGYRKNQLVRLDVLINGERADALTTIVHQDKAYNVGKALVEKLKELIPRQQFKIPIQASIGSRIIASTSISAIRKDVLAKCYGGDISRKKKLLKKQAKGKKRMKAMGKVDVPQEAFMAVLKLNDGGGS, from the coding sequence ATGACCGACGCCCCCGTCTCACGGATCCGCAATTTCTGCATCATTGCCCACATCGACCACGGCAAGTCGACCCTGGCGGATCGGTTGCTGCAGGACACGGGCACCGTGGCCAACCGGGACATGCAGGAGCAGTTCCTGGACAACATGGACCTGGAACGGGAGCGGGGGATCACGATCAAGCTCCAGGCCGCGCGGATGAACTACACCGCGACCGATGGTCAGCAGTACGTCCTCAACCTGATCGACACGCCAGGCCATGTGGACTTCTCCTATGAAGTGAGCCGCAGCCTTCAGGCCTGTGAAGGGGCTTTGCTGGTGGTGGATGCCAGCCAGGGCGTTGAAGCCCAGACCCTGGCCAACGTGTATCTGGCGCTGGACAACGATCTCGAGATCATTCCGGTGCTCAACAAGATCGACCTGCCTGGGGCGGATCCCGATCGGATCAAGGAGGAAGTGGAGGCGATCATCGGGCTGGATTGCGACAACGCCATCCCCTGTTCGGCCAAGACCGGCCTTGGTGTGCCCGAAATCCTGCAGGCCGTGGTGGACCGGGTGCCCCCGCCGAAGGATGCGCTGGAGGAACCCACCAAGGCGCTGATCTTCGATTCCTATTACGACCCCTACCGGGGCGTGATCGTTTATTTCCGCGTGATGAGCGGCCGGATCAGCTGCAAAGACAAGGTGCTGCTGATGGCCAGCAAGAAGACCTATGAGCTCGATGAGATCGGGATCATGGCGCCCGATCAGAAGAAGGTGGATGAGCTCCACGCCGGTGAGGTGGGTTACCTGGCGGCGTCGATCAAGGCGGTGGCGGATGCCCGGGTGGGCGACACGATCACCCTGCTGAGTGCGCCGGCGGATGAGGCCTTACCCGGATACACCGAGGCCAAGCCAATGGTGTTTTGCGGTTTGTTCCCCACGGAGGCCGATCAGTACCCGGATCTGCGCGATGCCCTCGACAAGCTGCAGCTGTCGGATGCGGCGCTGAAGTATGAGCCGGAAACCAGCAGCGCCATGGGCTTCGGTTTCCGCTGCGGCTTCCTCGGTCTGCTGCACATGGAAATCGTGCAGGAGCGGCTGGAGCGTGAGTACGACCTCGATCTGATCGTCACCGCGCCATCGGTGATCTACAAGGTGAACATGATCGATGGCTCGGAAGTGATGGTGGACAACCCCGCCACCCTTCCCGATCCGCAGAAGCGCGAGTCAATTGAAGAGCCCTACGTGAAGATGGAGATCTATGCACCGAATGAATACAACGGTGCGTTGATGGGCCTCTGCCAGGAACGGCGTGGTGAGTACATCGATATGAAATACATCACCACTGATCGGGTCACGTTGATCTACGAATTACCTCTGGCGGAGGTGGTGACCGACTTCTTCGACCAGATGAAGACGCGCACCCAGGGCTATGCCTCGATGGAGTACAGCCTGATCGGCTATCGCAAGAACCAGCTGGTGCGGCTGGATGTGTTGATCAATGGGGAGCGGGCCGATGCCCTCACCACCATTGTTCACCAGGACAAGGCCTACAACGTGGGCAAGGCCTTGGTGGAGAAGCTCAAGGAACTGATTCCTCGCCAGCAGTTCAAGATTCCGATTCAAGCTTCAATCGGCAGCCGCATCATTGCCTCCACCAGCATCAGCGCCATTCGCAAGGATGTGCTAGCCAAGTGCTATGGCGGTGATATCTCCCGTAAGAAGAAACTGCTGAAGAAGCAGGCCAAAGGTAAGAAGCGGATGAAGGCCATGGGCAAGGTGGATGTGCCTCAGGAGGCCTTTATGGCTGTGCTCAAGTTGAACGATGGTGGGGGGAGCTGA
- a CDS encoding ABC transporter permease, which produces MARWGLVIVGIYGVVALVTPLLVALGWLPDANAGLANPIYAPPTVEHWCGTDRLGRDVCMRTMAGSGVALQVVLLAVGLALLVGVPLGMVSGYLGGAVDRVLVLLMDTLYTLPVLLLSVVLAFLLGKGIPNAAAALCVVYVPQYFRVVRNQTAQVKSELFVEAARTLGAGPFWILRRYLFRNVITSVPVLLTLNAADAVLVLGGLGFLGLGLPETVPEWGGDLNLALAAVPTGVWWTALFPGLAMFILVLGLSFLGEGIEAWVSGAENRPTSN; this is translated from the coding sequence ATGGCCCGTTGGGGGCTCGTAATCGTCGGCATCTATGGCGTCGTCGCTCTGGTCACACCGTTGCTGGTGGCCCTGGGTTGGTTGCCCGATGCCAATGCCGGCCTTGCCAATCCGATCTATGCGCCCCCCACCGTTGAGCATTGGTGCGGCACGGATCGTCTGGGGCGCGACGTTTGCATGCGCACCATGGCCGGCAGCGGTGTGGCTCTGCAGGTGGTGCTGCTGGCTGTGGGGCTGGCCCTGCTGGTGGGTGTTCCCCTGGGGATGGTGAGCGGTTACCTCGGCGGGGCTGTGGACCGGGTGCTGGTGCTGCTGATGGACACGCTCTACACCCTGCCGGTGTTGTTGCTCTCTGTGGTTTTGGCGTTTCTGCTGGGCAAGGGCATCCCCAATGCCGCCGCTGCCCTCTGTGTGGTGTATGTGCCGCAGTACTTCCGGGTGGTGCGCAACCAGACGGCTCAGGTGAAGAGTGAACTGTTCGTGGAAGCCGCCCGCACCCTCGGCGCAGGGCCGTTCTGGATCCTGCGCCGCTACCTCTTCCGCAACGTGATCACCTCGGTGCCGGTGCTGCTCACCCTCAACGCAGCTGATGCTGTGCTGGTGTTGGGGGGCCTGGGCTTTTTGGGCCTTGGGCTTCCCGAAACCGTGCCCGAATGGGGTGGAGACCTCAATCTGGCGCTAGCAGCCGTGCCCACCGGCGTGTGGTGGACCGCCCTGTTTCCAGGGTTGGCCATGTTCATCCTGGTGCTGGGCCTGTCTTTCCTGGGCGAGGGCATCGAGGCCTGGGTGAGCGGCGCAGAGAACCGACCGACGTCAAACTGA
- the trmH gene encoding tRNA (guanosine(18)-2'-O)-methyltransferase TrmH, which yields MPLLPRRFERLKSVLNHRMADLTVLLEHVEKPHNLSAILRSCDAVGALEAHIVSLQGRTRTFNSTAQGSQKWVPLNDHPTIETAIGSLKDRGFRVYGTHLGVEAKDYRDCDFTGPTAFVLGAEKWGLTDRARDLMDEALFIPMRGMVQSLNVSVATATLLFEALRQRQAAGTAPSQGEGLSADHYTKLLFEWSYPQVADWCREQGRPYPELNADGELLEDLPRTVKLRC from the coding sequence ATGCCCCTGCTGCCCAGACGGTTTGAACGGCTGAAATCCGTTTTGAACCATCGCATGGCAGATCTGACCGTGCTGCTGGAGCACGTGGAGAAGCCCCACAACCTGTCCGCCATCCTGCGCAGTTGCGATGCGGTGGGCGCCCTCGAGGCTCACATCGTCAGCCTGCAGGGACGAACGCGCACCTTCAACAGCACCGCCCAGGGCAGTCAGAAATGGGTGCCCCTGAACGACCACCCAACCATTGAAACCGCAATCGGCAGCCTGAAAGACAGGGGATTTCGGGTCTACGGCACCCACCTCGGGGTTGAAGCGAAGGACTACCGGGACTGTGACTTCACCGGCCCTACCGCTTTTGTGCTGGGGGCGGAGAAATGGGGCCTGACCGATCGAGCTCGGGATTTGATGGATGAGGCACTGTTCATCCCGATGCGGGGCATGGTGCAGTCCCTCAATGTTTCGGTCGCCACGGCCACCCTGCTGTTTGAAGCACTACGGCAGAGGCAGGCGGCCGGAACAGCGCCAAGCCAGGGCGAGGGGTTGTCAGCAGACCACTACACAAAGTTGCTGTTCGAGTGGTCTTACCCCCAAGTCGCCGACTGGTGCAGGGAGCAGGGGCGTCCTTACCCGGAACTCAATGCAGACGGAGAACTGCTGGAAGACTTGCCACGAACGGTGAAGTTGCGCTGCTGA
- a CDS encoding UDP-N-acetylmuramoyl-L-alanyl-D-glutamate--2,6-diaminopimelate ligase, giving the protein MGQSLHALLRDVGLELPAGLADPQLTSITSDSRLVGEGSLFLGLPGERFDGGRFWRQALEAGAAAAVIGPSAAQELPPAADQPVLVLREPVARSIGELAASYWGHPCRRMALIGVTGTNGKTTTTHLIEHLAVRVGQPTALFGTLVNRWPGYSITATHTTSVADRLQAQLAEAASAGSQLAAMEVSSHALVQERVAGCRFAGAVFTNLTQDHLDYHGTMESYYEAKARLFTAPLLDGDGPSAVVNGDDPWGSRLAEQLGGRCWRSSLGDPQAELQMVDLEMTGQGVRGRLLSPAGSGAFCSPLLGRFNLMNLLQAVGVLLQRGLPLAPLLEAVGSFRGVPGRMERVVVNGAESAALPTVLVDYAHTPDGLENALAASRPFTDGRLVCVFGCGGDRDRGKRPQMAAIAARLADRVVVTSDNPRTEDPDQIIADVVAGMPSGTDLSVERDRATAIAEAIADASAADLVLIAGKGHEDYQILGTEKVHFDDREEAEQALRQRQ; this is encoded by the coding sequence ATGGGTCAGTCGTTGCATGCCCTGCTGCGCGATGTAGGCCTGGAGCTGCCTGCTGGTCTGGCCGATCCCCAGCTCACCTCCATCACCAGCGATTCGCGCCTGGTGGGTGAGGGATCGCTGTTCCTGGGGCTGCCGGGGGAGCGCTTTGATGGCGGTCGTTTCTGGAGGCAGGCACTGGAGGCAGGTGCTGCTGCTGCCGTGATCGGCCCCTCCGCCGCGCAGGAGCTGCCCCCCGCCGCTGATCAGCCAGTGTTGGTCTTGCGAGAACCGGTGGCGCGCAGCATCGGTGAACTGGCGGCTTCCTACTGGGGCCATCCCTGCCGCCGGATGGCACTGATCGGTGTCACCGGTACCAATGGCAAAACCACCACAACACACCTGATCGAGCACCTGGCGGTGCGAGTTGGTCAGCCCACCGCCCTGTTCGGCACCTTGGTGAACCGTTGGCCGGGCTACAGCATCACGGCCACCCACACCACATCGGTGGCTGATCGCCTGCAGGCCCAGCTGGCGGAAGCAGCGAGTGCTGGCAGCCAGCTGGCGGCGATGGAGGTGAGTTCCCACGCCCTTGTTCAGGAGCGGGTGGCGGGGTGCCGCTTCGCGGGGGCGGTGTTCACCAACCTCACCCAGGACCACCTCGATTACCACGGCACGATGGAGTCCTATTACGAGGCCAAGGCGCGTTTGTTCACGGCTCCCTTGCTGGATGGAGATGGACCTTCGGCGGTGGTGAATGGCGATGATCCCTGGGGGAGCCGTCTCGCCGAGCAGCTGGGCGGTCGTTGCTGGCGCAGCTCCCTGGGAGACCCGCAAGCGGAGCTGCAGATGGTCGACCTCGAGATGACCGGACAGGGCGTCCGTGGACGCTTGCTCAGTCCCGCAGGATCCGGCGCGTTCTGTTCTCCGCTGCTGGGGCGCTTCAACCTGATGAACCTGTTGCAGGCGGTGGGCGTGCTGCTGCAACGGGGGCTGCCCCTGGCGCCGCTGCTGGAGGCCGTCGGCAGCTTTCGGGGTGTGCCCGGTCGGATGGAGCGGGTGGTCGTGAACGGGGCTGAATCTGCCGCGTTGCCCACTGTTCTTGTGGATTACGCCCATACCCCCGATGGTCTTGAGAATGCCCTTGCAGCGTCTCGGCCATTCACCGATGGTCGGCTGGTCTGCGTGTTTGGCTGTGGCGGCGATCGGGATCGGGGCAAGCGGCCTCAGATGGCAGCCATTGCTGCTCGCCTGGCGGACCGGGTGGTGGTCACCTCCGACAACCCGCGCACGGAAGATCCCGATCAAATCATTGCTGATGTGGTGGCGGGTATGCCCTCCGGCACCGACCTGAGCGTGGAGCGCGACCGGGCCACGGCGATCGCGGAGGCCATTGCTGATGCGTCAGCGGCGGACCTGGTGCTGATCGCCGGCAAGGGCCATGAGGACTATCAAATTCTCGGTACCGAGAAAGTGCATTTCGATGACCGGGAAGAGGCGGAGCAGGCCCTCAGGCAGCGACAGTAA
- a CDS encoding 16S rRNA (cytosine(967)-C(5))-methyltransferase produces MTQPQTKGLAPRRLAWEVLQAVAAGAYADVALERALREHPLAGADRGLATELAYGAIRRRRPLDAWLDRLGRIPASKQPPKLRWLLHVGLYQLLWMERIPASAAVNTTVDLAKAVGLARLAPVVNGMLRSALRARESGQLLDTPADWAAALALEHSLPDWLPPLLLQWRGAEGAAAVAAACNQVPSLDLRVNPLRASRAEVMAALESAGISSHPIDGCPQGLQVEGHKGDLRSWPGYDDGHWCVQDRAAQWVTPLLAAQPGDRILDACAAPGGKTTHLAELVNDQAEIWAVDRSAGRLKRVAANAARLGHGSIQALAADAEQLLKDRPEWRGRFQRILIDAPCSGLGTLARHPDARWRMTPSAIEGLLPLQRSLLEGLLPLLAETGTLVYATCTIHPAENTAQVRWLLELHPALKLLDETQRWPDAESGGDGFYAAVLQRR; encoded by the coding sequence TTGACGCAGCCGCAAACCAAAGGATTGGCTCCACGGAGACTCGCCTGGGAGGTGCTGCAGGCGGTGGCGGCAGGGGCCTATGCCGATGTCGCTCTGGAACGGGCCTTGCGCGAGCATCCCCTGGCTGGAGCCGATCGGGGCCTGGCCACGGAGCTGGCCTATGGAGCGATCCGCCGGCGTCGCCCCCTGGATGCCTGGCTGGACCGGCTGGGCAGGATTCCGGCGTCGAAGCAACCGCCCAAGCTGCGCTGGCTCCTGCACGTTGGCCTTTATCAGTTGCTCTGGATGGAGCGCATCCCCGCTTCCGCTGCGGTGAACACCACTGTGGATCTGGCGAAGGCTGTTGGTCTGGCCCGTCTGGCCCCTGTGGTCAACGGCATGCTGCGCTCCGCTCTGCGTGCTCGCGAGTCTGGCCAGTTGTTGGACACACCCGCCGACTGGGCTGCTGCTCTCGCCCTCGAGCATTCCCTGCCGGACTGGTTACCGCCGCTGCTGCTGCAATGGCGAGGGGCAGAGGGGGCTGCCGCCGTGGCGGCAGCCTGCAATCAGGTGCCCTCCCTTGATCTCAGGGTCAATCCCTTGCGGGCATCAAGGGCGGAGGTGATGGCTGCCCTGGAGAGTGCCGGGATCAGCAGCCATCCCATCGATGGTTGTCCCCAGGGCTTGCAAGTGGAGGGTCACAAGGGTGATCTGCGCAGCTGGCCCGGCTACGACGACGGCCACTGGTGTGTTCAGGATCGAGCGGCGCAGTGGGTAACACCGCTGCTGGCTGCACAACCCGGTGATCGCATCCTGGATGCCTGTGCCGCCCCAGGTGGGAAGACAACCCATCTGGCGGAGTTGGTCAACGATCAGGCTGAGATCTGGGCGGTGGACCGTTCGGCCGGTCGGTTGAAACGGGTGGCGGCCAATGCGGCCCGGCTTGGCCATGGCTCAATTCAGGCTCTGGCGGCAGATGCCGAGCAGCTGCTGAAGGATCGTCCCGAGTGGCGGGGCCGTTTCCAGCGGATCCTGATCGACGCCCCCTGCTCTGGATTGGGCACCTTGGCCCGTCATCCCGATGCGCGTTGGCGGATGACCCCTTCTGCGATTGAGGGCCTCTTGCCCCTCCAGAGATCGCTGTTGGAGGGGCTGCTGCCCCTGCTGGCCGAGACCGGAACTCTTGTGTATGCCACCTGCACGATCCACCCAGCGGAGAACACAGCCCAGGTTCGTTGGCTGCTGGAGCTTCACCCTGCGCTCAAATT
- a CDS encoding DMT family transporter: MSLSNPWTLLLLAISAEVIGTSCLRLSEGMTKPVPTLLVFLAYAIAMALLSKVVLSIPLGITYALWSGIGTVVIVLVGRFAYGQLLNPTQLIGIGLITAGVVLVNLAK; the protein is encoded by the coding sequence ATGTCTCTGAGCAATCCCTGGACCCTGCTGCTGCTGGCCATAAGCGCTGAGGTGATCGGCACCTCCTGCCTGCGCCTGTCGGAGGGCATGACCAAGCCCGTACCGACCCTGCTGGTGTTTCTGGCCTATGCCATTGCCATGGCCCTGCTCTCCAAGGTGGTGCTGAGCATTCCCCTGGGCATCACCTATGCCCTGTGGAGCGGCATCGGCACCGTGGTGATCGTGCTGGTGGGCCGCTTCGCCTACGGCCAACTGCTCAATCCAACGCAACTGATCGGCATCGGCTTGATCACCGCCGGTGTGGTGCTGGTGAATCTGGCCAAATAA
- a CDS encoding NifU family protein has translation MSTETMALTLENVEKVLDELRPFLMADGGNVEVVELDGPIVKVRLQGACGSCPSSTMTLKMGIERKMRESIPEVSEVVQVL, from the coding sequence ATGAGCACCGAAACCATGGCCCTGACGTTGGAGAACGTGGAGAAGGTGCTCGATGAGCTTCGTCCGTTCCTGATGGCCGACGGCGGCAACGTTGAAGTGGTGGAACTCGATGGTCCGATCGTGAAGGTGCGGCTGCAGGGGGCCTGCGGCAGCTGCCCCAGCAGCACCATGACGCTGAAGATGGGCATCGAACGCAAGATGCGCGAGTCCATCCCCGAGGTGAGTGAAGTGGTGCAGGTGCTCTGA
- a CDS encoding malate:quinone oxidoreductase: protein MQQDGSFSADARFDAVLVGAGIMSATLAALLHELDPGLRLLLVERLEGPARESSAANNNAGTGHAANCELNYTPMQADGTVATAKAVAINAGFERSLEFWGSLRERGELDTSSFLHQAAHISAVWTAENIAFLRQRFEQLSEIPAFAAMRWSEERTELTDWMPLVMAGRDLKQPVAATRIERGTDVDFGALTRAYLEPLQRSGALCVEYGTQVRDIKRLRRGDMTEADWRVILQGPSGKREVRAPFVFLGAGGGALPLLQRSGIPEADDFAGFPVSGLWLVCGDAQLAAKQRAKVYGKAAVGAPPMSVPHLDTRWIDGQRSLLFGPFAGFSSKFLKQGSLFDLPSSVRPTNLLPMLQVGATNIELVQYLINQLRQSPEERHDALQQFMPTARAEDWSLSVAGQRVQIIKRSKQGGRLQLGTEVVASMDGSLAALLGASPGASTAVTIMLEVLQRCFKQRLASAAWNERLQALLPSIGGDPVQDPALLLAMRQRSDALLDLQG from the coding sequence GTGCAACAGGACGGCTCCTTCAGCGCAGACGCTCGCTTCGATGCCGTGCTGGTGGGCGCCGGAATCATGAGCGCCACCCTGGCGGCACTGCTGCATGAGCTGGATCCAGGGCTGCGGCTGCTCCTGGTGGAGCGTCTGGAAGGTCCCGCCCGGGAGAGCAGTGCGGCCAACAACAATGCCGGCACGGGTCATGCCGCCAACTGCGAGCTGAATTACACCCCGATGCAGGCCGACGGCACCGTGGCCACGGCCAAAGCGGTGGCCATCAACGCCGGTTTCGAGCGCAGCCTGGAGTTCTGGGGATCCCTGCGGGAACGCGGCGAGCTCGACACCAGCAGCTTCCTGCATCAGGCGGCCCACATCAGTGCGGTGTGGACAGCGGAGAACATCGCCTTTCTGCGGCAGCGTTTTGAGCAGCTGAGTGAGATTCCGGCCTTCGCTGCGATGCGCTGGAGCGAGGAGCGCACGGAACTCACCGACTGGATGCCGCTGGTGATGGCAGGGCGGGATCTGAAGCAGCCGGTGGCGGCCACCCGGATCGAGCGCGGCACGGATGTGGATTTCGGCGCCCTCACCCGCGCCTACCTCGAGCCGCTGCAGCGCAGCGGTGCGCTCTGTGTGGAGTACGGCACCCAGGTGCGTGATATCAAGCGCCTGCGCCGGGGCGACATGACCGAGGCCGATTGGCGGGTGATCCTGCAGGGCCCCTCCGGCAAGCGGGAGGTGCGGGCACCGTTTGTGTTCCTGGGGGCAGGCGGCGGCGCCTTGCCGTTGCTGCAACGCTCCGGCATTCCGGAAGCGGATGATTTCGCGGGCTTCCCGGTGAGTGGCCTCTGGTTGGTGTGCGGTGATGCCCAGCTGGCGGCCAAGCAGCGGGCCAAGGTGTATGGAAAAGCTGCGGTGGGGGCGCCACCGATGTCGGTGCCCCATCTCGATACCCGCTGGATCGATGGTCAGCGCTCACTGCTGTTCGGTCCCTTTGCAGGGTTCAGCAGCAAATTCCTCAAGCAGGGGTCGCTGTTCGATCTGCCGTCCTCCGTGCGGCCGACCAATCTGCTGCCGATGCTGCAGGTGGGCGCCACCAACATCGAGTTGGTGCAGTACCTGATCAACCAGCTGCGCCAGAGCCCTGAAGAACGCCACGACGCGCTGCAGCAGTTCATGCCCACGGCCCGTGCGGAGGACTGGAGCCTGTCGGTGGCGGGCCAGCGGGTGCAGATCATCAAGCGCAGCAAACAGGGGGGACGGCTGCAGCTGGGCACGGAGGTGGTGGCCTCCATGGATGGTTCGCTGGCGGCGCTGCTGGGGGCCTCGCCCGGAGCCAGCACAGCGGTGACGATCATGTTGGAGGTGCTGCAGCGCTGTTTCAAGCAACGGCTGGCGAGTGCCGCCTGGAACGAGCGTTTGCAGGCGTTGTTGCCCAGCATCGGCGGCGACCCGGTTCAGGATCCTGCGTTGCTGCTGGCGATGCGTCAGCGCAGTGATGCCCTGCTGGACTTGCAGGGCTGA
- a CDS encoding DUF4079 domain-containing protein — MTTIDWIWILHPALAVVLVYPLLGVVVRLAWQTRQRRLARVKHPVTVGRDHSDLGRWLAAAVVLIVLVALTVVIGTKTTPAEFAGGGRRAAQLLMVLVGTVASLVALLRCKAAPLRLAFSLITWIGVLSLGAQPEVWRLSDNPFSAAFWQSHYWSGVGVTGLMLFSLGAKPEILKNQRLRRLHITASVLAAVLFLGQAISGSRDLLEIPLSWQKPAVYSCDFAARECPSVPV; from the coding sequence ATGACCACCATCGACTGGATCTGGATCCTGCATCCGGCCCTGGCCGTAGTGCTGGTGTATCCCTTGCTTGGGGTGGTGGTGCGGCTGGCCTGGCAAACGCGGCAGCGGCGGTTGGCCAGGGTGAAGCATCCGGTCACGGTGGGCCGCGATCACAGCGATCTCGGCCGTTGGCTTGCGGCGGCTGTGGTGCTGATCGTGCTTGTGGCCCTCACCGTGGTGATCGGCACCAAAACCACCCCAGCGGAGTTCGCCGGTGGTGGCCGGCGGGCAGCGCAACTGCTGATGGTGCTGGTGGGCACCGTGGCCAGCCTGGTGGCCTTGCTCCGCTGCAAGGCCGCACCCCTGCGTCTTGCCTTCAGCCTGATCACCTGGATCGGTGTTCTGAGCCTGGGCGCCCAACCAGAAGTCTGGCGACTGTCAGATAACCCCTTTTCAGCGGCCTTCTGGCAGTCCCACTACTGGTCCGGCGTTGGGGTCACCGGACTGATGCTGTTTTCCCTTGGTGCCAAGCCTGAAATTCTGAAGAACCAACGGCTGCGTCGCCTGCACATCACTGCCTCGGTTTTGGCTGCGGTGCTGTTTCTGGGCCAGGCCATCAGCGGCAGCCGTGATCTGTTGGAAATTCCCCTGAGCTGGCAGAAGCCGGCGGTGTATTCCTGCGATTTCGCAGCCAGGGAGTGCCCTTCAGTGCCGGTTTAG
- a CDS encoding MGMT family protein: MGDRISFDSSVWDAVSRIPHGRLATYGQIADLIGAYGCARQVGWALRRLPLPSNVPWHRVVNAQGRISMSLSREGSDWIQRELLLAEGVPVDEEGRLPLKERLWRPDAMSGS; this comes from the coding sequence ATGGGCGACCGCATTTCCTTTGATTCGAGCGTATGGGATGCGGTGTCTCGCATTCCCCATGGCCGCCTTGCCACCTACGGACAGATCGCTGATCTGATCGGTGCCTATGGCTGTGCCCGGCAGGTGGGGTGGGCCTTGCGTCGCCTGCCGTTACCGTCAAACGTGCCCTGGCATCGGGTGGTGAATGCTCAGGGGCGTATTTCAATGAGCCTCAGCCGCGAGGGCAGCGACTGGATCCAGCGGGAGCTGTTGCTGGCGGAGGGTGTCCCTGTGGATGAGGAGGGTCGTTTGCCGTTGAAGGAACGGCTGTGGCGGCCGGACGCTATGTCTGGATCCTGA